The segment CCATGTAAATGCCCGTGTTTGTTGTTTTTGAAAACTTTGCACCGCCAATCCAGTTCAAGAACTCAGTTGATGAAATCTGGTCAGGCAAATGCCACGCGCCCTTGTTTGCAAGCAAAAGCGCCGGCAAAATAATAGAATGAAAGGGAATGTTGTCTTTGCCAATGGTGTGGATTTGCTTGATGTTGTTTGCTTGCCAGAATTCAAGCCATTTCTTGTTTCCTTTAAACAATTGTTTGACTGCGCTCACATACCCAAGCACTGCCTCAGCCCACACATAAATGACTTTGTTTTTTGCACCTTCAAATGGCGCGGGAATGCCCCATTTTAAATCGCGTGTAATAGCACGCTCTTTTAATCCTTCTTGGAGCCAGCGCTCAGTGAAGTTTCGCACGTTACCCTTCCATTCAGGATGCTTTGCAATATAGCGTTTAATCTTTGGTTCAAGCTTTGGCAAGTCAAGATACCAGTGCGTTGTTTTTTTAAGAGCAAGCGTAGTGTTGCCACAAGTTACGCAACGCGCATCTAATAATTCTTCAGGATTGAGGATTCTGCCGCACGCATCACACTGGTTTCCTTTTGCGCCCGGTGTCTTGCAGTGTGGGCACGTTCCTTCAACAAACCGATCTGCAAGAAATGTTTCATCTGTTGCGCAATACAGTTGTTCCTCTTCATGTTTTTGTAAAAACCCGTTTTTCTCAATTGTTTTGTAAAAGTCTGAAACAAACGCGTGATGCACAGGATTGTGCGTTATTGTGTAGTTGTCAAATGCAATATTATACGCTTTGAGCAAGACTTTGAGTTTCTTGTGATTTGCAAATACTAATTCTTTTGGTGTGATGTTTTTTTGTTTAGCAATGTGTTCCATGCGTGTGCCATGGCTATCACTGCCTGACACATAAATGGTATCAAATCCTTTTAGTTTGTAATAGCGGGAGAACACGTCTCCAGATAACAGGCTTCCCACCAGGTTTCCCAAGTGAGGCATGTCATGAATGTACGGCCAAGCCGTGCAAACTAATATTTTTGTGTTCTTGTGCGTGTACGTAACCACCGTTACCTACGTACTCGCAGTCCGTTTTTAAACTTTTTCCACGCAAAAACAGAAAACAATATGAGCCCCCACTTGCTCTATATTGTCTATGCTTGTTTTCTTGATGAAAAATAAAAACGCTTTTTTGCGTGCAGGAGCGGTTATTCTAAGCGTGTTTGTTTTGTTGAGTTTTTTCAAAACAGGCGTTGATTATAT is part of the archaeon CG10_big_fil_rev_8_21_14_0_10_43_11 genome and harbors:
- a CDS encoding methionine--tRNA ligase, with translation MVTYTHKNTKILVCTAWPYIHDMPHLGNLVGSLLSGDVFSRYYKLKGFDTIYVSGSDSHGTRMEHIAKQKNITPKELVFANHKKLKVLLKAYNIAFDNYTITHNPVHHAFVSDFYKTIEKNGFLQKHEEEQLYCATDETFLADRFVEGTCPHCKTPGAKGNQCDACGRILNPEELLDARCVTCGNTTLALKKTTHWYLDLPKLEPKIKRYIAKHPEWKGNVRNFTERWLQEGLKERAITRDLKWGIPAPFEGAKNKVIYVWAEAVLGYVSAVKQLFKGNKKWLEFWQANNIKQIHTIGKDNIPFHSIILPALLLANKGAWHLPDQISSTEFLNWIGGAKFSKTTNTGIYMDEALDILPAEYWRFYLLYNRPEKRDVDFSWDELEKSINDVFIGNIGNLVNRTLTFTERYFKQRVPKATLNKQDNAVLKEIERVKARVEKLIEREGSLREALHEITRLGDVGNKYFQEREPWKNKALRANTVYVCLRVVKALSVFLNPFTPGVSERLWKTLNIKPNWDESTKPFADSHMIKKPKLLVQKIDKKEVIAAYERVKQKKKQGGKPMVAFSDFEKLELKIGTIKAVEDIKGSDKLFTLRVDTGEERTLVAGIKGAYEKKELIGRQIVVIANLEPRKLRGVESQGMLLAADSNGKPVLVMPQSIVKSGAPVH